In one Lasioglossum baleicum unplaced genomic scaffold, iyLasBale1 scaffold1782, whole genome shotgun sequence genomic region, the following are encoded:
- the LOC143220976 gene encoding LOW QUALITY PROTEIN: uncharacterized protein LOC143220976 (The sequence of the model RefSeq protein was modified relative to this genomic sequence to represent the inferred CDS: inserted 1 base in 1 codon; deleted 4 bases in 2 codons) — protein sequence MMWASLFLAGILSGWWGALALAAAPPANRNSLEETSTRTTSDHPPSMSIAAVEKPXDYRLPTWNFVTRTIDRREHRTVDQTLARPTRDYKLPVGGDDDDGDDDDEDEDDAAAEDKEELEQLRQEQQGRRSPTGNSRLAENDKPPVQSNSWTTYRLGYELGSSSTVREPVEGNYRTASLPSSGSPPRLRDATKWYTEELDDSIREVFVSSSKRMADRSRALRDQAADVVHPKMEESGLTRLPRHSSTQTPIVYPTGGESSMERPRVIRSAKQRPKNRTKADSPREQRRRCRNKGCRGQNWCPDVDVGNRAYLAPTVFEGKARSMSSVRKPGSNYAVTFEVKQVYKSQPGFQPLQKNDSVRLHFRDKSAPGKSTVCGYDTDGKQQQQQQQRDNQSGVVRANIKRGKVYLVFVNRVGPRNFTILGEPVIRSKKNEQAVQAVIRPDYASFSSSAFLLSFTSSELLRSFARQPTSEPSSPLRITHPP from the exons ATGATGTGGGCGTCTCTGTTTTTGGCCGGGATCTTAAGCGGCTGGTGGGGCGCATTGGCGCTCGCTGCGGCACCCCCCGCCAATCGGAACTCCCTCGAGGAGACGTCGACGAGGACCACCAGCGACCATCCACCATCGATGAGCATCGCCGCCGTTGAAAAGC TCGATTACCGTTTACCAACTTGGAACTTCGTTACGCGAACTATCGATAGACGCGAGCATCGAACAGTCGACCAGACCCTCGCCCGACCTACGCGAGATTACAAATTACCGGtcggcggcgacgacgacgacggcgacgacgacgacgaggacgaggacgacgcCGCCGCCGAGGACAAGGAGGAGCTCGAGCAACTCCGGCAGGAGCAACAGGGAAGAAGATCGCCAACTGGGAACTCGCGACTCGCGGAGAATGACAAACCGCCGGTCCAGTCGAACTCGTGGACCACGTATCGGCTCGGTTACGAGCTCGGTTCCTCCTCGACCGTCCGGGAACCCGTCGAGGGAAACTATCGGACCGCTTCG TTGCCGAGCAGCGGTTCGCCACCGCGCCTTCGGGATGCGACCAAGTGGTACACCGAAGAGTTGGACGACTCGATACGCGAGGTGTTCGTCTCGTCGTCGAAACGGATGGCCGATCGTAGCCGCGCGCTG CGGGACCAGGCCGCGGACGTTGTTCATCCAAAGATGGAGGAGTCCGGATTGACTCGGCTACCGCGTCACTCGTCCACGCAAACGCCGATCGTCTATCCGACCGGGGGCGAGTCGTCGATGGAACGGCCACGAGTGATCCGATCGGCGAAGCAACGACCAAAGAACCGTACGAAGGCGGATTCGCCGAGGGAGCAGAGACGAAGATGTCGGAACAAGGGTTGCCGGGGCCAGAACTGGTGCCCGGACGTGGACGTCGGGAACAGAGCCTACCTGGCGCCCACGGTGTTCGAGGGGAAGGCGAGAAGCATGTCGTCCGTGAGGAAGCCGGGCTCGAACTACGCGGTGACGTTCGAGGTGAAACAAGTATACAAGAGCCAGCCCGGTTTCCAACCGTTGCAGAAGAACGACAGCGTGAGGCTCCACTTTCGGGACAAATCCGCGCCCGGCAAGTCCACCGTCTGCGGCTACGACACCGACGgcaagcagcagcagcagcaacagcaacgcgATAATCAGAGTGGTGTGGTGCGAGCCAATATTAAGAGGGGTAAAGTGTATCTAGTGTTTGTGAATCGCGTGGGACCCAGAAACTTCACGATCCTCGGTGAGCCGGTGATACGAAGCAAGAAGAACGAACAGGCGGTGCAGGCTGTCATTCGACCGGATTACG CGTCCTTTTCGTCCTCCGCTTTCCTCCTCTCGTTTACGAGTTCCGAACTGTTGCGCTCGTTTGCCCGGCAGCCCACCTCCGAACCCTCTTCACCTCTGCGTATTACACATCCGCCTTGA